GGTGGCAGTTTTTACAAAGTAATATCAGGGAGCAGTTTCATCCACCACACCCATTCCCCACATATCTAAAGATGATTCAGTCTCTGCTTCATAGTCTCATACACGTGTGGCCTACTGTGGTGTGATGTGTGTTTATTGATGAGTTATGTACAGGCTATATTTTTATTGATGAGTTATGTACaggctatgtatttattgattagtTATATCCAGGCTATGAATGTATTGAGGAGTTATGTACAAgctatatatttattgatgAGTATTGTACAGgctatatatttattgatgAGTTATCTACAGGCTGGTGTATTTATAAACAAACCTCAGCAGCTTCCTTCTCAAACTTCTCGATGGTTCTCTTGTCGATGCCTCCGCACTTGTAGATGAGGTGGCCGGTGGTGGTGGACTTGCCGGAGTCGACATGGCCGATGACCACGATGTTGATGTGGATCTTTTCCTTTCCCATCTCGATGTACTGCTTATAAACAACATGGGGAGCAATTATATGTTGACTTGAACATTAAATGTTTCAGGTTTAAAGTGGTGTCTGAACAGTAGTGAGCACACCGGGAGGACATTCAGTTGTGACGTTAATTAGCGACGTTATCGAGCTGCTGGCCGTTAAATGACGTTAACCGAGTTATGAACACCACCGGGGGGCTAGTCGGTAGTATGTTGACTCATTTATAGTAAATATTTAACGTTTAAACGTCTCTAAACTGCGTGAGTTCAGTAAGGACCACCAGACGAGACTCATGACACTATTAATAGAGAATAAGTTGACTCAAAGCGTTAACGTCACGTTTATAACGTCTTCCGATTCATAACGTTCATAACTGCGGCATTAGCAGTTAGCTGCCGTTAGCTAGCCGGCCGGTAACTATGAAACACAGCAGAGTGAATGTAATGCAGCCGTGTGGTGTAACGAcacgttaacacacacacacacacactaacggACCGTTACTGACGGAGATTTACTCTTTTCTGTATAACCGTCATTTTCGATGCTCGTGCACGCCACCGGAAAGGCGACACTGGTGAGTCACGCGCCATGTGCTCGAGCCGGCTGCTCTGCCTCCATGTTGCGCCGCTCGCGCCGCCGGGACTGCAGAGCCGCCATGTTACCGACTGATGCAAGCGCGTGACCCGACGGTGCAGCCACAGCATTGGATGCGCGCTCCCGACGGTAGACAGAAAGGAGTAACGGCTATCATGACTGGCACAAACTATTCATCTAGCTCAAGGATACCAAatgcgttgttttttttttttgaacatcTGTGTATTGAAGCCCTCTTAAGACAAAGCCGAATATTTCACCACATGCTATACAAGGTTTGGATGAGAAATACAAGAGGTGAGCTGGCATGTTTACCTTCATCATTAACCCAACTAAAATGTTAAACCATCAAGCAGAAGCTGATCAAGTCTAGATTCAGATAGATTCTGAGTCAGGCTGACATAACCCAATTGTAGACTCCCTACCCTGGATACAAGCCCAGCTCCCAAGTAccaacatgcattttttttttttttttttaaagagtttagCTTTAAGAGCTGGATTAATAAAGGACATTTCACTAACCTGTGCCCGGCAACTAAAAAGACGTCCCCTGATTTAGAGCGGAGGGAAAAAAGGACAGAACGTGATCGGTCCAGAGTTTTTATACTGAaccagaggagagggagggctGTGCATGCTCTTGGTGCTGTCAGACTAATATAAGGGGTGCCATTGGCTGGGGCGGCATAATTCCTATCGAGACGATTGGACGACAAGTGCATCACCGGACACAGATAGCATGGTCAAAAACAGCTGCAACGCAGACAGAGGCTCGCCTGTGACTAAAACTACCAACTGCAACACAGTAAAATAGACAAGCCAATTTCAATTTTTTCaaagacatttattttattagttaCCAGCAGCTTACTTTCCAATTAAATGTGGCATTTAACATTTCCAACTTAAACTTAACTGAGAAGAGGCACCGTCATGTGATTCAGGTAAGTGACAATGCCACGTAGTTCTTTTTTCCTGCGAAAACTTTTGCGATGGGTTTTAATCAGCATAAGCCAGTCCTTGAGTAGAGAGCTCTGCCACAGAGAAGATGATCCAGGGTGAGGGCAAGACCGAGGGGAAGGAGTGGCCCGCTGCCGCCGGCACACGACCATTCATTTCGTCTTCTTCACGGCCTTCTCTGCAGCCTTGGTTGTCTTTCCGGATACTTCCTTGGTCTCAACAGACTTGATGACACCGACAGCCACCGTCTGCCTCATGTCACGCACGGCAAAACGACCTGGAATAAGAGGGGGTGAGCAGTTAGTAACCGGATCATCATGCACTCATTTTATTGTCAAGCATGGCTAAATTGTGTACGAATAGGTCTTCAAGTACATACCAAGGGGAGGGTAGTTGGCGAAAGCCTCCACAACCATGGGCTTCTGTGGGATCAGTTTGACAATGGCGGCGTCTCCAGACTTCACAAACTTGGGGGCGTCCTCAAGCTTCTTGCCAGAACGACGGTCGATCTTCTCGATGAGCTCGCTGAACTTGCAGGCGATGTGAGCGGTGTGGCAATCCAGCACGGGGGCATAACCTGCATTGATCTGGCCGGGGTGGTTCAGGATGATGACCTGTggacacattttttaattagAACTCTAAATTGCAACTAGACCCCAAACGAAGCTATTCTATTCAAGTTCACAATGCCAACCTGGGCATTGAAGTTGCCAGCTCCCTTGGGAGGGTCGTTCTTGCTGTCGCCAGCCACGTATCCACGACGGATCTCCTTGACGGACACATTTTTGATGTTGAAGCCGACGTTGTCACCGGGGACAGCTTCGACCAGAGACTCGTGGTGCATCTCCACAGACTTCACCTCAGTGGTCAGGTTGGCGGGAGCAAAGGTGACGACCATACCGGGCTTCAGGATGCCGGTCTCAACACGGCCGACGGGTACAGTTCCAATACCTGAGAAAAATTATTTGTTTAAGAAATCAAGATAACCTGACTGTTTGAGAAGTTGCAATTTAAACCATTGTCttttagaaaaataactttgtttttaccGCCAATTTTGTAGACGTCCTGCAGGGGCAGACGAAGGGGCTTGTCGGTGGGGCGGGACGGGGCCAGGATGGCATCCAGAGCCTCCAGCAGTGTGGTTCCACTGCCATTGCCCTCCTTGCGCTCGACCTTCCAGCCCTTGAACCAGCTCATCTACAGACAGATTCAAAGCAAGAAATAAGTCCAGGTCTAATCCATCATGTCAGCAAGTTTGGCACCGCAAGGTTAAATTTCCTCACCTTGTCACTGGCCTCCAGCATGTTGTCTCCGTGCCACCCAGAGATGGGGACAAAGGCAACAGCGGCGGGGTTGTAGCCGATCTTCTTGATGTAGGTGCTCACTTCCTTGGTGATTTCCTCGAAACGGGTCTGGCTGTAAGGGGGCTCGGTGGAGTCCATCTTGTTGACTCCAACGATGAGCTGCTTCACACCGAGGGTGAAAGCCAGCAGGGCGTGCTCGCGGGTCTGGCCGTTCTTGGAGATACCAGCCTCAAACTCACCGACACCAGCAGCGACGATCAGCACGGCGCAATCAGCCTAAAAATCAAAAGTCAGATAATGTTcagattaaaggtgctaaatacaggattgggagcatttctactGCCTCTCAACATGGGCGGGCCAGCAGCTCGCAGTACTAACGGCGATGAGTGCCAACAGTGGCTAAAGTGCTGACAGATGCAACACTGCATCTTAGGGGGAACCGGCAGGTGTTACTGCTGTATAAGAGCAGCGAATGAGTTCGCCAGTGGGGCACTGAAAGCGAGCGGGctggcgatgtcaacaaagccaGGAAAAGCTCGGATCAGGACACTCACATAGGGAGAGCGACATCATTCTCTGCCCACGTTCGGACTTTGAATTTGCCTTGTATTAACGCTATAACATACCTGTGAGGTACCGGTGATCATGTTCTTGATGAAGTCTCTGTGTCCAGGGGCATCAATGATGGTCACGTAGTACTTGGTTGTCTCAAACTTCCACAGAGCGATGTCGATGGTGATACCACGCTCACGCTCGGCCTTCAGTTTGTCCAGCACCCAGGCGTACTTGAAGGAGCCCTTGCCCATCTGTGGAGGGATAAATTAAGAAATAACCAGATTTTATTAATGTTCTGCTTCTTCAAACATTTGTTATAGGAATAGGGACATATACAGAATACaaatgtctgttcaaaatcCAGAAATGTTTTGGTGGTCAGATGATGACAAAATGGAATGTCTGTTAATTTTCTAATGCTTATAAGTTGGCTACTTTTGTTTcaagcttggaaaaaaaaacatcaggatGGTTCATTTGTCTAGTATTTGTAATTTATACTGCTACTCTGGTTTCTGCCTTTGTTATTTTCTATACAACGGTgtcttgcatattatttatgcatgacacCAATACAAATCCTATATAGCTTTGatatgaagttttttttttattcaggagTCATTTCTTTTATATACTTTTAAGAACTTTCTGCATGATATTTTGTACATGTTTAGAAACTCAATTTGGCTGATACAAGTGGTCACCCACAATTTTAAATGCCATACACACCCACTAAGCCAACTTCCTGTTATTACAGCCGTTCAATAACATTGAATACGCAACAAAACAAACGTAACCTTTTATATTTGGTGAcatttagtaacattttataTGTGGTGACATTTAATGGGTAGGATATAGCCCTGAGTGGTGAATATTTCATTTTAGAGCAGCACAGCCTGAGGCCTCTGCTCAATAAAGTGCAAAGTCACCATCACTGCTGCTGGCGTTAAGCCCCACCCCTGCGTGCGCGCACACGGTGTGATTGCTCCACTCTCGTGCCGGCCAGTGGAGCTCAGAGTGGGCACGCTGGCGCCGCCATCTTGGCGCTTCACTCTAACGGTTTCACAGATAaagataatataaaagacacgTAGAGCTGCTCACCTCGGCGGCTTCCTTCTCGAACTTCTCGATGGTTCTCTTGTCGATGCCTCCGCACTTGTAGATGAGGTGGCCGGTGGAGGTGGACTTGCCGGAGTCGACATGGCCGATGACCACGATGTTGATGTGGATCTTGTCCTTTGCCATTGTTGTAGTTTCTGTCAcgaaaaaacacaagttatcTCTCCGTTATAAGCGCGCCGTCTTTTATTAACGGTGCTAACATCTAACAGCAGCAGGCGGTAACGGGACGTTAATTGAACCGGGAGATATCAGGCCCAGCTTAGTATGAACACTATTCATGGTACATAGAAAGGGATTAAAACAGCTCATTAAAGCCAACATTGCTTAAACACGTCAGTGAAAACCAAGTTGACATGTGACCGTTAACCGTCGGGTAACGGTACCGGCAGTGAGCCGCtaacaggctgctgctgctgctgctaggcCTCACTCGGCCATACGCCAGACGGGACACGTGTTACTCCTCCATGGGCCACGTCCTATTAAGTTCCAGAGATCGCCAAATATCCAGCAGCTATTCCTGCCAGCCTCCCAGCGCCTGGCACTTAATATGAGCAGTTGTTgtatgagaggaggagaaggaagagaagCCCTCCTAGcatcctctgtctcctctctccagctcctctttgttccctctctcctcccgcaCACACAGCTACTAAACTCACACATTATGAGCTCAAACTCACCAAATAAACACGCAGATATCTATCCGGGTAGCAGAGGCTTAGTGATAGAAAGCCTACAAATGTTCCGTTAATTCCTTCAACAACTGAAATAAATCCACAGGTTCGAGTCAAGTTACATAACCGAGGAGACAAAGTTTAGAACAAAAGACTCAAAATGGAGGCAGATAAACTCACAGCTGAACGTTTATAAAACGTCACACATCAGAAACCGTTAACAGCCCGAGGCGTCATCtatctctctcgctcgctcgtGTGAATCAAAATTGAACTTACCGGTGTTTCTGGATTTTCACGGCAAAAGCTGCTGCCCCTAGCAGGTAACAGAAAGAGGAAGACAAGGGCTGGACCGGGGGTTTTATACTGGATGGGAGGCGGCCTGACTTCCCGTCGCCCTCCGCGGTGCAGACCCCGCAAATCACACACATTCCTGCGAAAAACGTCAGCACGCCACCGGATGAACCGCCTGAAACATGTATGATGAAGTCTCATCCACCAGGGACTGAGCATTTAGCTTAGCACTGACACTAGCGACAACACAAACGCTATAATGGTGATAATAGGGTTATTAGTTAGACAGAAACACAATGTAAAAGCACACAGTGGATCGAGTTGTTAAGCTCGTTTGACCCGCAGGTTCGTCGACTTTAACCGATCAGCTGGTGGAGTTGTGTTTGACTTCCTAGTTTGACACGTTTTTCAGCCTGTTGACAAACTATAAATAAAATCATGTCATGCAGAAAAGATGAAAACATTTAGTGAAGATGAATACCAGTAAGTGTTATGTTACATCAAGTTTGAATTATAATAGAAATACTGATATTTTTCAATCATAATCACATACAGCTTCACCCACTTATTACACAAATGTTGCATAGAAATAATGTGAGGAGGACAGGGTGTATTTTAAACtggaaagtaaaaaaacacacaaatgattCTCTGCACACAGACAAGTGGGAAGTGGATtttcatcatatatatatatgtatatatatatatatatacatatatatatatatatatatataaatacaaatcaaATAACTATTTCAGACCATAACAGCacaaagcccccccccccccacacacactgtaataaGAAGATTATCTAAACCCCAAATTTGCATTCAAACAGAGCCCGGACCCTGAAAAGATGAACTCATGCTGTGCTCAAGACACCTTATCTTACCGCTTGTTTACATATACAACAGACGCATATACATAAGTGTTTGATTAAATTAAAGGTGATGTTCTTCAGGGTGAAGTGTATCTTCAGGGTCAGCCAGTTTACTACTTTACAACCAAAAGACATGGTAGGCAATTTATATCAACTGCCACAAAaactaattgtttgttatcctTATAACTTGTGTCCTTTGTGAAATTTGCGGTGATTTGTATCAGCTTATTCTCCGCATCTATAAAGTAGCTAAGGTGTCTGCTTAATTAGTATTATTTGACTTATCGGGGGGAAATTGACTTATCTTAAAGCTGTTCATTGTCTCCTGTTGATGTgttattaaacctgcagtaggcagaatattttttggtatcattgggcaaaaaatccataataacctttcagcatattgtaatttaagtgtcctgagagaaaactagacttctgcatctcctcatggctctgttttcaggcttttggtgggcggtgcttggtatttcctcaactgatctcaacatggctgccgggtcacaaactttctcattttacagctaaacagtacactacaagatgattctgaaaacatctgaggagagaaataagcattacagtaacagaatattgattcatatttgatcagcgctgcctagtttgaccgtttgatcggagtttgtgagtgattgacagctgctcagagactgcagactccagatcagctctgattggttgttttcctccggtctgtgaaatcttgcagatgccattaggagcaccagaggacacagagacacatgattttttttcagataacctgtctcatgcactactgtcaggatatagtgaccgttttataaaaataacctttttgattttctacctactgctgctttaactttaGAAAAAGGCCTGTTTTGTCGCTTGGATGCTACTTGGGGGTCAGGAGGTCAGATTCTGCCTCTTCCTCCATCACCATGGCTGGCATGTTGCCCAGTATAGAGGCAGCTGGCATCCCCtggcacacacccacacatctAATGTCAGAGACACACTCACTCTAACTACTCGCTCGGCTTTCCCTCCAGTTCAGGTAACAGCCACTTCGACTTGGCAGCTGCTGCTTTCACTCAGcggagagcagagcagaacGACCATGGGGGCGGGGGGTAGGATGAGAGGCAGGCCGGGGGAGATATGGGGAGAAGAGGGACGTGATAAATCGCCTGaggggcagagagagagtggcaACTTGTTAATAGAGCTGTAAAAAGTGAGTGTAAATGACCAGAAGTGTGGTTTCCTCTGCTGGAGTCATAAAAAGAACACTCGAGTGATTAAAAAGCACAGAATGGTGCAGACTTCTTGTAAAATGACATTATTTGTTGTcaaattattttaaagaaatCCCTGGTAAATGTCAGATACATACAATGGTTTGCATTGTATGTATGTCAGATACATACAATGCAAACTAAGTTCTTGTTTGATCACACTGTGATTTAATTGAAATTATATAACCCGTCTGACAAGGCTCTATGTGTAGACCTACAGTACAACTAGTCACAGCACAAAGCATTATGTACTTTTAAATATCTTCTGACTCCACATGTCGCCACAATGTTGAGCAACTGCCATTCATAACCAGAAGCTTAAAAATGCAGTCTGAGCCGATTTCAATTagattattataaagtaaaagtaatgaGCTACACTGAGACTCAAATATACTTTGAAAATGTGAAGTTTTCAATCTTGAAAGCAAGGAATACACAGCTTTCCTGACTTTTGATTTCATTATGGAAGACaagatataaaacacacattttctaaCCCATAAGCCTAAATTGTAGCTTACATTATGTGTAAACCACGACCGTAACTTTCTCTCAGCTGTAGGCTCATAGGAGGTGACTGGTTGTGCTTACATGAGAGTAAAGCAGCGATATTTTACCATGACAGCTCTCAGTCTGGGACACAACAATGTGGACAGACCTCTTTACCTGAAAGCCTTATCTCTAGTGAAGAGGTGTTAGTTACACCTCTTCACGAGGGTCTGAGTTGATGAGTAGCTGTAAAACGACTCCACTGGGTGTAAAGACCCTGTTTAGAGAAGATTACTGTCACTCAAGCATAGGGCAGGTAAAAAGGAACTATTTGAGCTCTCTCATTGACGGGGTCAATTGGTTTGACACAGACACGGCAGTAAAGAAACAGACGGGGATATTAGCGAGGAAGTGACGGCGAGACACGTTTCCCAGCCTACAAAAAGGTGGAGCAAAGAAACTTGGCAGAGACCCAGAGGTGTACTCAGTGTTCAGGGTGACACCAAAGTACTTCACCTGTTTCACCAGTGATGGAAGAGTAACGCTTTAtcataaccatcatttataaatgctaaatcCATAGTTAATTACACTTTGGTaacagttattttactgttaacaaacaatgaaatgacaattaataatgtttagtaactattagtaatgctataatttctgttatttataatataaatataataatataatataataatttgcttataaattatgttttgtatcatagctgataagagacaataACAATTCCATTCTGATtatattagtaaagtatttattatcagtttattgttgcacacattataacattttatatactttataaagtatttctctgtgatttgattgattgatgatttgtaaacctttaagaaatcgtttgcaaaacatctataaacattacatagatagaaaCCAagtattaaccattgacaaactattaactatctatctaaatattgtgtatAGATGCtatacaaagtatttattaaccatttaacaaggtataataatcatcatttgcatctttataatagccatccaaataatgtttatagatggtttacaaaccagttattaaccatcAACAATGTGTTACaagtatctatctatgtaatgtttatagatggtttacaaataatttcttaaattaaattaagattaaattaattaaaataatatgttaatcattaacaaatacttaaaataaaatcaattatagcattactaattattactaaattaattaattatcatttcattgtttgttagcagtaaaataactattaactaagtttaattaactatcaatttaccatttataaatgacggTTATTAGTATAAGCACTTAGATCCTCTACTGTGGTAATTCAAAAATTGACTTAGaaaagtattaacatcaaaCTTTACTTAAAgttacttaaagtaaaagtactcattatgcacaaTGGCCCAGTTCTGAAttgtgtatattatattattggattctaattattgatgcattaatgtgttcatcactttggCCGAATTTCAAGTCAATCCATCCAGTAAACATTtcacctcatggtggcgctatagagGAGAAGTCAGGGGTTAAGTCATGAGGATTGatcctctggagaccatgaGGGTAACAtgaaatagttgttgagatacaGTAGATCAGTGTGGACCAACTGAAGGACGTTGCCATCCCTATAGAGCTATACTCcgctagcgtggctaaaaacacacagctcagctcaTGAAGCCTCGAATGATCTGATAACCGAACACAGCGAAGTACAACAGCTGTGCTCTTCTTTCAGACACTCACTACAGTAgggtatgagtgtgtgtgtgtgtgtgtgtgtgtgtgtgtgaaagggagAATGTGATTCAACAGACAGACTGGCAACACGTCAGTGATGAGTCATTGGGTATGATGGTGGTGGTTATAGCAACGAGAGATGTGACCATTTTACAATGACTGAGAAAAAACTGTTAGtacagatagatggatagatggatggatggatggatggatggatggatggatggatagatagatagatagatagatagatagatagatagatagatagatagatagatagatagatagacaaaATACCACAGCTAATTTCTTGTATGTGAAAACTTgtcaataaacctgattctgatttcCTTGCAAACAATAACTATGTTCAAATTTTCTTCCATTCAGCCACAACAGCACTGACGTCAGCCACTGATGGGTGACAAGGTCTGGCTCGCAGTTCATCCCAAAACTGTTGGATGGGGCTGATTTCAGGGCTCTGCACAGGCAAGTTTATCTTCATCGAACTTGGAAAAAAGCATTTCTTCATGGACCCAATAGGAAAGGGAGAAACAAACTGTTGCACACTGTTGTCTGGAGCACTTCTGAGGGGTCACAGCATTAACCTGAGGAGTTGCGGGATGATTTACAGGATGGAAAAGACAAAACCTCTAATATGCAtccaaataaaaaaggaaatcacACTTGGGTTGAAGTGATAGACATGTGCAACTGGTGACAAGTAGACATTACCTCGTTTTAGGGGCTCACAAGCCAAAAAGATTGGGACCCACagctataat
This Sebastes fasciatus isolate fSebFas1 chromosome 17, fSebFas1.pri, whole genome shotgun sequence DNA region includes the following protein-coding sequences:
- the LOC141753970 gene encoding elongation factor 1-alpha; amino-acid sequence: MAKDKIHINIVVIGHVDSGKSTSTGHLIYKCGGIDKRTIEKFEKEAAEMGKGSFKYAWVLDKLKAERERGITIDIALWKFETTKYYVTIIDAPGHRDFIKNMITGTSQADCAVLIVAAGVGEFEAGISKNGQTREHALLAFTLGVKQLIVGVNKMDSTEPPYSQTRFEEITKEVSTYIKKIGYNPAAVAFVPISGWHGDNMLEASDKMSWFKGWKVERKEGNGSGTTLLEALDAILAPSRPTDKPLRLPLQDVYKIGGIGTVPVGRVETGILKPGMVVTFAPANLTTEVKSVEMHHESLVEAVPGDNVGFNIKNVSVKEIRRGYVAGDSKNDPPKGAGNFNAQVIILNHPGQINAGYAPVLDCHTAHIACKFSELIEKIDRRSGKKLEDAPKFVKSGDAAIVKLIPQKPMVVEAFANYPPLGRFAVRDMRQTVAVGVIKSVETKEVSGKTTKAAEKAVKKTK